One genomic window of Candidatus Eisenbacteria bacterium includes the following:
- a CDS encoding YIP1 family protein, whose amino-acid sequence MSPLVERMVRAAKLDARLYEEVETDTTALGPATIVVILSGLAAGIGMISVRGIGGLIAGTVVAVAAWYVWAYLIYLIGTRVLPGPETKTDPGELLRALGFASAPGVIRVLGIVPFLRDFVFFVSSVWMLATMVIAVRQALDYKSTARAVLVCAIGWLVQLVLLWLLQALLR is encoded by the coding sequence GTGTCCCCGTTGGTCGAACGAATGGTGCGCGCGGCGAAGCTCGATGCCCGACTCTACGAGGAAGTGGAAACGGACACCACCGCCCTCGGACCGGCGACGATCGTCGTGATTCTCTCCGGCCTCGCGGCGGGGATCGGGATGATCTCGGTCCGTGGAATCGGCGGCCTCATCGCCGGCACGGTCGTCGCGGTCGCCGCGTGGTATGTGTGGGCGTACCTGATTTACCTCATCGGCACGCGCGTCCTCCCCGGGCCCGAGACGAAGACCGACCCGGGCGAGCTACTCCGCGCCCTCGGCTTCGCGAGCGCTCCGGGCGTGATCCGCGTGCTCGGGATCGTGCCGTTTCTCCGCGACTTCGTCTTCTTCGTTTCGTCCGTGTGGATGCTCGCCACGATGGTCATCGCGGTCCGCCAGGCGCTCGATTACAAGAGCACGGCGCGCGCGGTCCTCGTGTGCGCGATCGGCTGGCTCGTCCAGCTCGTTCTCCTCTGGCTGTTGCAGGCGCTCTTGCGATAG
- a CDS encoding DUF3604 domain-containing protein, with protein MTWSRYPSIGVDPSGNLWVAYYRINREWRKFESSDPEPSDLGSVRLLGWDGASLAVPHGTPSGSGRVPRPSMEEVGYYVPSNPIRVYGYRPHLLIDGRGRLWVFSKMNGYFMENGYRNQYWGIFGVYYEGTHWSDVPRVFLSRGAHFWNAPAAALDGEGTLWLAWTKDRRDVQPIRDTENILGPDSDVRVDTFLVGFGGGQSLSVTGHQWPSSWNPGEARTVPRFEIQTSEGTYGVYFGENHRHTCDFSYDGIWDYPFEETFSAAYERVGYDWYAPADHVEWWSPLVWNLVAKWIDLRHIPGQFVTFPGFEKAGRTGTWGGRGDQNALYLSSDEWSSRDALVTTPFRWLDFYANFGNKDVLVIPHHPVEKIGTGFTIYDELIPPGGGLPNVLRLVEIFQTTRGSSEYPGCPLEHRPPVVQPDTGWVQSAWGKGLRLGIVSAADHNPGNGFTAVLAENGTREAIFEALRARRCYGTSYSRKIFLDFRIDDHLMGEEHVAEEPPTISYRVVGTRPLLRVQVLKNGNPDWYVSMPVGSMSDSASFVDMDPVVAGTTAYYTCAWKRGDKALPGRARSGSISTTTWKSKRVSSTSSGASNPVLESSSVLCPSTRPMDLFASPRGVWSALRPRFESTRSTGVS; from the coding sequence TTGGCTGGGACGGGGCTTCCCTCGCCGTTCCGCATGGCACCCCTTCCGGGTCGGGACGGGTCCCCCGCCCCTCGATGGAGGAGGTCGGCTACTACGTTCCGTCGAATCCGATTCGCGTGTACGGCTACCGCCCGCATCTTCTGATCGACGGTCGAGGCCGGTTGTGGGTCTTCTCGAAGATGAACGGCTATTTCATGGAGAACGGATACCGAAATCAGTACTGGGGAATCTTCGGCGTGTACTACGAGGGGACTCACTGGTCGGATGTTCCGCGCGTGTTTCTCTCTCGGGGCGCGCACTTCTGGAATGCTCCTGCGGCCGCGCTTGACGGGGAGGGAACTCTCTGGCTCGCCTGGACGAAGGACCGTCGCGACGTCCAACCGATTCGGGACACGGAGAACATTCTGGGTCCCGATTCCGATGTTCGGGTCGACACGTTCCTCGTCGGGTTCGGCGGAGGACAATCCCTCTCGGTCACCGGGCATCAGTGGCCGTCCTCGTGGAATCCCGGCGAAGCGCGGACGGTGCCTCGCTTCGAGATTCAAACCTCGGAAGGAACCTACGGCGTCTATTTCGGCGAGAACCATCGACACACGTGCGACTTTTCCTATGACGGGATCTGGGACTATCCGTTCGAGGAGACGTTCTCGGCGGCGTACGAGCGCGTGGGCTACGACTGGTACGCGCCGGCGGATCACGTGGAGTGGTGGTCGCCGCTCGTCTGGAATCTCGTCGCCAAGTGGATCGATCTCCGTCACATTCCGGGCCAGTTCGTCACGTTTCCGGGATTTGAGAAAGCCGGGCGCACCGGCACGTGGGGCGGGCGCGGCGATCAGAACGCGCTCTACTTGAGTTCGGACGAATGGAGCAGTCGGGATGCCCTTGTCACGACCCCTTTCCGCTGGCTCGACTTCTATGCGAACTTCGGCAACAAGGACGTCTTGGTGATTCCGCATCACCCGGTGGAGAAGATCGGAACGGGGTTCACGATCTATGACGAGCTGATCCCCCCGGGAGGCGGCCTCCCGAACGTGCTTCGGCTGGTGGAGATCTTTCAGACGACCCGAGGTTCCTCTGAGTATCCGGGGTGTCCGCTCGAGCATCGGCCTCCAGTCGTTCAGCCGGACACCGGATGGGTCCAGTCGGCCTGGGGCAAGGGTCTTCGCCTCGGCATCGTGTCGGCGGCGGACCACAACCCCGGGAACGGCTTCACCGCGGTCCTCGCGGAGAACGGAACGCGCGAAGCGATCTTCGAGGCGCTCCGAGCGCGCCGGTGCTACGGGACTTCTTATTCGCGTAAGATCTTCCTCGATTTTCGGATCGACGACCATCTGATGGGGGAAGAACACGTGGCGGAAGAACCCCCGACGATTTCCTACCGGGTCGTCGGGACAAGGCCGTTGTTGCGAGTCCAAGTCCTCAAGAACGGCAATCCGGATTGGTATGTGTCGATGCCGGTCGGATCGATGAGCGACAGCGCGTCCTTCGTCGACATGGATCCGGTCGTCGCGGGGACGACCGCTTACTATACCTGCGCGTGGAAGAGGGGGGACAAGGCGTTGCCTGGTCGAGCCCGATCTGGGTCGATTTCGACTACGACTTGGAAATCGAAACGGGTGTCGTCGACGTCGTCGGGCGCGTCGAATCCGGTCCTGGAATCGTCGTCGGTCCTTTGCCCTTCCACCCGACCCATGGACCTCTTCGCCTCGCCGCGCGGCGTTTGGTCGGCCCTGCGTCCGCGCTTCGAATCTACTCGCTCGACGGGCGTCTCGTGA